Genomic window (Arcobacter aquimarinus):
TAAATCAAGTTTGATAAACTCAAAATCCCAAGTTAATAGATAAAAGTTACTGTTTTTATCTATTGCATAACCACTTAGTTTTTGTTGTCTATTTTCAGAGATATTTATATGAATTATCTCTTCATCTTTTGGATAATTTATCTCTTTTAAAGTGATTTTGTCATTCTGTTTTTTTAGATTAAAAAGCCTATTTTGATTATCTTGTATTAAATATCCCAAATCAAATGGCTTGATATTTGTAGTTTTTCCCCAGATATTTTTTGCTGGATATGAAAAATTTAGCTCTTTTAGTTTTTCGTTTAACTCTTCACTTTTGGTTTTTAAGTAGTCATTATCAAAGTCATAAACTTTCGCGCCATCTTTAAAAATTCCAAAAACTTCTTCAGGAAATTTGATCATTCCTATATTACTTTGAGGATTAAAAAGAGGATATAGTTCTACTTGTTTTTTCTTTAACATTTTATAGTTGTACTCAAAACCTAACTTTGAATTTTTTATCTCATTTCCATCATAAAAGATATCTTTTATTTGAATAGGAAGTTTTTTTTGAATCTCTAAATCTCTGTAATAAACAAAAGGCAAATAAGACTCATACTCTTTTTGAGAGAAAGTTTTTTTATCTTTTATTCCATACTCAAATCTATGTTCTCCAAAGTTTTTTTGATATATAAATTCATCTAAAATATCAGAATAAAAAATATAGTATTTATGAAACTCTTTTTCAAAACTTCCTTGAAAGCTAAAATAAAATAGGAATAACAAAGTAAAAACAGCTTTTAAAAGTTGTTTTATTCTATTTTGTTCCATAATTACTAAAGAAATAAAAATATAAGTAAGTAAAGATATAAGAGTAAAAAATAGACTATCTTCAAATACAACTTGCACTATCTCTTTGGGATAATAATCACTAATTATTCTAAGTAAAGGTATTGAAAAAAGAGTGATAATCAAACAAATAAAAATAATTCCAATGAAAAGATGCAAAAAAATATTTTTAAAAATATTTAGTGGCAAATGAAGGGTTACTTTTAGCCTTTTTTGAATAATCTCAGGTAAAAACTGAGAAGTAGCCACAATAATTCCCACAAATAAATAAAAATAATATAGTATAAAGTGCGGTTTATGTTCTAAATGAATAAATCGATACCACATCATAGATTCAGGTTCTATTGTTGAAAATTGAAAATTCAAATCAAAGGCAAAGTAACTTAAGATGATAATTGAAAAAATAAGTAAGAAAAATAAAGGATATTTTATTTTTAACCACTCTTTTAAAAATATAGATTTAAACATTAATATTTCCCTACAAAACCTAAAAATCTATCTTCGAAATCCACATTTAACTCTTTTAAATTCTCAAGTTTTTCAAAGGTATAAATTTTTTTATAATCTTTATGAATTTCAACTCTATGAATATCTTTTTTTTCAAACATCTCATTTAACTCAACTTCATAACATCTGAAATTTTCTATAAAATCTTTCATACTATCTTGATAAACATCGCCACCTTTTTGAATAATTGCAATATCATCAATTAAATCAACCAAATCACTCATAATATGAGAAGTTATCAAAACAGTTTTATCACTATTTTTTACATAATCTTTTAAATAATCAATAAAAAGTTTTCTGTATCCCGCATCTAAACCCATAGAGTAATCATCAAGTATTAAAAGTTCTGCATCTTGGGCAAAAATCAAACCTAAGACTACCTGAGATTTTTGTCCAAAAGATAAAGTAGAAATTTTTTGATTGTAATTTAACCCCATTAAATCAACTAAATCATAAAAAATTTTACTTTTCCATTTTGGATAAAATGGTTTAAAAAATTGTTCTATTTGTTTTATATTCATAAAATCATAAGTTGTAAATCCCTCGTGTAAAAGGGCAATTTTTTCTTTTGCTTGAATACTAAGATTAAAAGAAGGCTCTTTGAAAATCAAACATTCACCATTTTTAGGTTTTATATATCCCATTAATATATTTATTAAAGTTGATTTACCAACTCCATTTTTTCCTAAAAATGCAAATACAGAACCTTTTTTTATATTTAAATTTAGATTTTCATAAATTTTCTTTTTGCCAAAAAAGTGTGAAAGATTTTTTATTTCTATTATGAACTCGTTATTTTTCATCTACTTTACAGCTTCCTTCTTTTCCACATCCACAACCTTTATTTTTAAATAATTTTGTATAAAGATAAAAGAGTGCTGCAACAGTGATGATACCTAAAAATATATTTTCCATTTTATGACCTTTTTTTGATGAAAGAATATTAACAATTTTAAGCTTAAAGTAGTATTGATAACAATTATCAGTTTTATAAAAAATTAAGTTTCACTTGGTTAATATCCCATTTACATTTTGTTAATAATTAGTTAAATAACTTATACGGGAAAATAATGAAAGATAAAAAAGATAAAAAAATTGAAAGTAAAATAATTTTTCAAGATGAGAATATCATAACAATA
Coding sequences:
- a CDS encoding DUF4857 domain-containing protein, with product MFKSIFLKEWLKIKYPLFFLLIFSIIILSYFAFDLNFQFSTIEPESMMWYRFIHLEHKPHFILYYFYLFVGIIVATSQFLPEIIQKRLKVTLHLPLNIFKNIFLHLFIGIIFICLIITLFSIPLLRIISDYYPKEIVQVVFEDSLFFTLISLLTYIFISLVIMEQNRIKQLLKAVFTLLFLFYFSFQGSFEKEFHKYYIFYSDILDEFIYQKNFGEHRFEYGIKDKKTFSQKEYESYLPFVYYRDLEIQKKLPIQIKDIFYDGNEIKNSKLGFEYNYKMLKKKQVELYPLFNPQSNIGMIKFPEEVFGIFKDGAKVYDFDNDYLKTKSEELNEKLKELNFSYPAKNIWGKTTNIKPFDLGYLIQDNQNRLFNLKKQNDKITLKEINYPKDEEIIHINISENRQQKLSGYAIDKNSNFYLLTWDFEFIKLDLKEFDYKNMRLKLIADPLHYLIRYDNGNSYFAAIFSKENYKKIKEEKWD
- a CDS encoding ATP-binding cassette domain-containing protein: MKNNEFIIEIKNLSHFFGKKKIYENLNLNIKKGSVFAFLGKNGVGKSTLINILMGYIKPKNGECLIFKEPSFNLSIQAKEKIALLHEGFTTYDFMNIKQIEQFFKPFYPKWKSKIFYDLVDLMGLNYNQKISTLSFGQKSQVVLGLIFAQDAELLILDDYSMGLDAGYRKLFIDYLKDYVKNSDKTVLITSHIMSDLVDLIDDIAIIQKGGDVYQDSMKDFIENFRCYEVELNEMFEKKDIHRVEIHKDYKKIYTFEKLENLKELNVDFEDRFLGFVGKY
- a CDS encoding FeoB-associated Cys-rich membrane protein, which produces MENIFLGIITVAALFYLYTKLFKNKGCGCGKEGSCKVDEK
- the hemP gene encoding hemin uptake protein HemP; the protein is MKDKKDKKIESKIIFQDENIITIVHDGQEYQLRITKANKLILTK